In one Pseudomonas sp. 31-12 genomic region, the following are encoded:
- a CDS encoding PaaI family thioesterase, with the protein MSENPVFERATRFLSALRHCQVLGLRVHSASSDGLTVILPYSPQIVGNPRTGVIHGGALTSLMDTACGMSTLCVLPEFEVCPTLDLRIDYMHAAEPHKDVYGFAQCYRVTTDVIFARGFAYQDDPEQPIAHVVGTFMRMGKAVKGTKGFGGAIAGGAK; encoded by the coding sequence ATGTCCGAAAACCCCGTTTTTGAGCGCGCGACGCGATTTCTTTCGGCGCTCAGGCATTGTCAGGTATTGGGTTTGCGCGTTCACAGCGCCAGCAGCGACGGACTGACGGTCATCCTGCCGTACAGCCCGCAAATCGTAGGCAATCCGCGAACCGGGGTGATCCATGGCGGTGCGCTGACCTCACTGATGGACACCGCCTGCGGCATGTCGACCCTCTGCGTCCTGCCCGAATTTGAAGTCTGCCCGACCCTCGATTTGCGCATCGACTACATGCACGCCGCCGAGCCTCACAAGGATGTCTACGGTTTCGCCCAATGCTACCGGGTGACCACCGACGTGATCTTCGCCCGCGGCTTTGCCTATCAGGACGATCCCGAGCAGCCGATCGCCCATGTCGTCGGCACATTCATGCGCATGGGCAAGGCCGTCAAAGGCACCAAGGGTTTTGGCGGTGCGATCGCCGGAGGTGCGAAATGA
- a CDS encoding OsmC family protein → MTVTVNTVSAEGFRHSVQIDDHELFADVPTTSGGEGTAPEPHDYFDAALGACKALTLKMYAKKKDIPLTGVTVEVKRDNSEEQKGKYALHVKLTLKGVLTDAQRDELHRVADRCPVHKLMTSSEVSIETHLSEGAFSQ, encoded by the coding sequence ATGACCGTTACCGTCAATACCGTTTCCGCCGAAGGTTTTCGCCACAGCGTCCAGATCGATGACCACGAACTCTTTGCCGATGTGCCGACCACATCCGGCGGCGAAGGCACGGCCCCTGAGCCACACGATTACTTCGACGCTGCCCTAGGCGCCTGCAAGGCCCTGACGCTGAAGATGTACGCGAAGAAGAAAGACATTCCGCTGACCGGCGTCACGGTCGAAGTCAAACGTGACAACAGCGAAGAGCAGAAAGGCAAATACGCCCTGCACGTCAAGCTGACCCTCAAGGGTGTGCTCACCGACGCACAGCGCGACGAGCTGCACCGCGTGGCCGACCGCTGCCCGGTGCACAAGCTGATGACCAGCTCTGAAGTCAGCATCGAAACCCACCTGTCCGAAGGTGCCTTCAGCCAATAG
- a CDS encoding PLP-dependent aspartate aminotransferase family protein — protein MSQHDESGASRAFGTRVIHAGQTPDPSTGALMPPIYANSTYLQQSPGVHKGLDYGRSHNPTRFALERCVADLEGGTRAFAFASGLAAISTVLELLDANAHIVSGNDLYGGTFRLFDKVRQRSAGHRFSYVDLTDLSAFEAALQDDTRMVCVETPSNPLLRLSDLAAIARICRERGILCVADNTFASPWIQRPLELGFDIVVHSTTKYLNGHSDVIGGIAVVGQNAELAERLGFLQNAVGAIAGPFDAFLTLRGVKTLALRMERHCSNALELAQWLERQPQVARVYYPGLPSHPQHELARQQMRGFGGMISLDLNSDLAGARRFLESVQIFALAESLGGVESLIEHPAIMTHATIPADTRAQLGIGDALVRLSVGVEDVEDLRGDLAQALARI, from the coding sequence ATGAGTCAGCACGATGAATCCGGCGCGTCACGTGCCTTCGGCACCCGTGTGATCCATGCCGGACAGACGCCGGATCCTTCCACCGGGGCGCTGATGCCGCCGATTTATGCCAACTCCACGTACTTGCAGCAGAGCCCCGGCGTACACAAGGGCCTCGACTATGGGCGCTCTCATAACCCGACGCGTTTCGCGCTGGAACGTTGCGTGGCAGACCTCGAGGGCGGGACCCGGGCGTTCGCCTTCGCCTCCGGACTGGCGGCGATTTCCACCGTACTGGAGCTGCTCGACGCCAACGCGCACATCGTCTCCGGCAACGACCTGTACGGCGGAACATTCCGACTGTTCGACAAGGTGCGTCAGCGCAGCGCCGGGCATCGGTTCAGCTACGTCGACCTGACCGACCTGTCGGCCTTCGAAGCGGCGTTGCAGGACGACACGCGGATGGTCTGTGTCGAGACGCCGAGCAATCCTTTGCTGCGCCTCTCTGATCTCGCCGCCATTGCGCGCATCTGCCGCGAGCGCGGCATCCTCTGCGTGGCCGACAACACCTTTGCCAGCCCGTGGATACAGCGCCCGCTGGAGCTGGGTTTCGATATCGTGGTGCACTCGACGACCAAGTACCTGAACGGCCACTCAGACGTGATCGGCGGTATCGCGGTGGTCGGGCAGAACGCTGAACTAGCCGAGCGCCTGGGCTTCTTGCAGAACGCGGTGGGCGCTATCGCCGGGCCGTTTGACGCGTTCCTCACCCTGCGTGGGGTGAAGACCCTGGCGTTGCGCATGGAGCGCCATTGCAGCAACGCGCTGGAGCTGGCGCAATGGCTGGAGCGTCAGCCGCAGGTGGCGCGCGTCTACTATCCGGGCCTGCCGTCGCACCCGCAGCATGAACTGGCCCGGCAGCAAATGCGTGGATTCGGCGGGATGATATCCCTCGATCTGAACAGCGACCTGGCCGGCGCCAGGCGCTTCCTTGAAAGTGTGCAGATTTTCGCCCTGGCCGAGAGCCTGGGTGGGGTGGAAAGCCTGATTGAGCACCCAGCGATCATGACCCACGCCACCATCCCGGCAGACACGCGCGCGCAACTCGGCATTGGCGATGCGCTGGTGCGTTTGTCCGTGGGTGTCGAGGATGTCGAAGACCTGCGCGGTGATCTGGCCCAGGCGCTGGCGCGAATTTAG
- a CDS encoding dienelactone hydrolase family protein: MSQITVRSVAYQIDGQSYESRLAFDAGHKGPRPGLLMAPNWMGVSAGAEKIARSVAAKGYVVLIADLYGQSVRPQNADEAGAAMMPLKNDRGLLRTRMQAAFEQLQGQGEAAVDTSKLATFGFCFGGCCALELARTGAPVKAAVSFHGTLDTPNVNDAKNIKGSVLVLHGASDPLVPKEQLPVFEQEMNAAGVDWQLLSYGGAVHSFTDPHADVPGKMMYDAKTAGRAFASMHNLLDEVFKG; this comes from the coding sequence ATGAGCCAAATCACTGTTCGTTCCGTCGCTTATCAGATTGATGGCCAGTCGTATGAAAGCCGCCTGGCGTTCGATGCCGGCCACAAAGGCCCACGACCCGGTCTGTTGATGGCGCCAAACTGGATGGGCGTCAGTGCCGGTGCCGAGAAGATTGCCAGGTCGGTGGCAGCGAAGGGTTATGTGGTGCTGATCGCGGACCTGTACGGTCAGTCGGTACGCCCGCAGAACGCCGACGAGGCGGGCGCAGCGATGATGCCGCTGAAGAACGACCGCGGGTTGCTGCGCACGCGCATGCAGGCGGCGTTCGAACAGTTGCAAGGGCAGGGCGAGGCGGCGGTCGATACCTCGAAGCTGGCGACTTTCGGTTTCTGTTTTGGCGGTTGCTGCGCACTGGAACTGGCCCGCACGGGCGCGCCGGTCAAAGCGGCGGTGTCGTTCCATGGCACGCTGGATACGCCGAACGTCAACGATGCGAAAAACATCAAGGGCTCGGTGCTGGTGTTGCACGGCGCGTCCGATCCGTTGGTGCCGAAAGAGCAATTGCCGGTGTTTGAACAGGAAATGAACGCAGCGGGCGTGGATTGGCAACTGCTGAGCTACGGCGGTGCGGTGCATTCGTTTACGGATCCGCATGCGGACGTGCCGGGCAAGATGATGTATGACGCGAAGACGGCGGGGCGGGCGTTTGCCTCGATGCACAATTTGCTGGATGAAGTGTTCAAGGGTTGA
- a CDS encoding amidohydrolase family protein — protein MPLFRLSLACLLALSSAYANAREYAYSDAHLHYVDFFQETAGMPTLLKAMDDNAIEHVMISGIPVAKKWHEDEPKRPRYYAGDDADAYWYSATDVIVAAAVNKLTPEQRQRFHPFLSGFNPNDKNSAAHIQRMLDLNPGLWQGIGEVFTRHDDLTALTSGDTPRANNEAMTRIYHLAAENDLPVMLHSNITSKREKNPLYLSEVEEPLRNHPHTRFIWAHAGTSAEVHRHQTQLDFLLPTLTRMLEAYPNLYIDLSWSMLTPYLLDEQGKPSQAWLKLVERFPDRFMLGSDVVGRFNKLGKEMLSFDPFLDALPEQVARKVARDNFLSILPRNR, from the coding sequence GTGCCCTTGTTCCGTTTGAGCCTTGCCTGTTTGCTGGCGCTGTCCAGTGCTTACGCCAATGCACGCGAATACGCCTACAGCGACGCGCACCTGCATTACGTGGACTTTTTCCAGGAAACGGCCGGCATGCCGACATTGCTCAAGGCCATGGACGACAATGCCATTGAGCACGTGATGATTTCCGGCATCCCGGTGGCGAAGAAATGGCACGAAGACGAACCGAAGCGCCCACGCTATTACGCCGGTGATGACGCCGATGCCTATTGGTACAGCGCCACTGATGTGATCGTTGCGGCGGCGGTGAACAAATTGACGCCCGAGCAGCGCCAGCGTTTTCACCCGTTCCTGTCGGGCTTCAACCCCAACGACAAAAACTCCGCGGCCCACATCCAGCGCATGCTCGACCTTAATCCGGGGCTGTGGCAGGGGATTGGCGAAGTGTTTACCCGGCACGATGACCTGACCGCGCTGACTTCCGGTGATACGCCACGGGCCAACAACGAAGCAATGACGCGGATCTATCACCTCGCGGCCGAGAACGACTTGCCGGTGATGCTGCACTCCAACATCACTTCCAAGCGTGAGAAAAATCCGCTGTACCTGTCGGAAGTCGAGGAACCGCTGCGTAATCATCCGCACACGCGATTCATTTGGGCTCACGCGGGCACCAGCGCTGAAGTCCATCGGCATCAGACCCAGCTGGATTTTCTGTTGCCGACCCTGACACGAATGCTCGAGGCTTACCCCAATCTGTACATCGACCTGTCCTGGAGCATGCTGACGCCTTATCTGCTGGATGAGCAGGGCAAACCCTCGCAAGCCTGGCTGAAACTGGTGGAGCGCTTCCCGGATCGCTTCATGCTCGGCTCTGATGTAGTGGGACGATTCAACAAGCTTGGTAAGGAAATGCTCAGCTTCGATCCGTTTCTCGACGCCTTGCCTGAGCAGGTTGCGAGAAAAGTCGCACGGGACAATTTCCTGTCGATTCTGCCGCGTAACCGTTAA
- the htpG gene encoding molecular chaperone HtpG, whose product MSVETQKETLGFQTEVKQLLHLMIHSLYSNKEIFLRELISNASDAVDKLRFEALSKPELLEGGAELKIRVSFDKDAKTVTLEDNGIGMSREDAITHLGTIAKSGTADFMKHLSGDQKKDSHLIGQFGVGFYSAFIVADKVDVFSRRAGVAASEGVHWSSKGEGDFEVATVEKAERGTRIVLHLKSGEDEFADGWRLRNIIKKYSDHIALPIELPKEVAAVEGEEKPAVEWETVNRASALWTRPRTEIKDEEYQEFYKHIAHDFENPLSWSHNKVEGKLEYSSLLYVPTRAPFDLYQREAPKGLKLYVQRVFVMDQAESFLPLYLRFIKGVVDSNDLSLNVSREILQKDPIIDSMKSALTKRVLDMLEKLAKNEPEQYKGFWKNFGQVMKEGPAEDFANKEKIAGLLRFASTQGEEGEQVVGLADYLARAKEGQDKIYYLTGETYAQVKNSPHLEVFRKKGIEVLLLTDRIDEWLMSYLSDFDGKSFVDVARGDLDLGNLDSEEDKKAAEEVAKSKEGLVERLKTALGDSVAEVRVSHRLTDSPAILAIGEQDLGMQMRQILEASGQKVPDSKPIFEFNPAHPLIEKLDNEQSDERFGDLSHILFDQAALAAGDSLKDPAAYVRRLNKLLVELSV is encoded by the coding sequence ATGAGTGTGGAAACTCAAAAGGAAACCCTGGGCTTCCAGACCGAGGTGAAGCAATTGCTGCACCTCATGATCCATTCGCTGTATTCCAACAAGGAAATTTTCCTTCGCGAATTGATCTCGAACGCCTCTGACGCTGTCGACAAATTACGTTTCGAAGCCCTGTCCAAGCCTGAACTGCTGGAAGGTGGCGCCGAACTGAAAATCCGTGTGAGCTTCGACAAGGACGCGAAAACCGTCACCCTCGAAGACAACGGCATCGGCATGAGTCGTGAAGACGCGATCACCCACTTGGGCACGATCGCCAAATCCGGCACTGCCGACTTCATGAAACACCTGTCTGGCGATCAGAAGAAAGACTCGCACCTGATCGGTCAGTTTGGTGTCGGTTTCTACTCGGCCTTCATCGTTGCCGACAAAGTCGACGTGTTCAGCCGCCGTGCCGGTGTTGCCGCCAGCGAAGGCGTGCACTGGTCGTCCAAGGGTGAAGGCGACTTTGAAGTGGCCACCGTCGAGAAAGCCGAGCGCGGTACCCGTATCGTTCTGCACCTGAAGTCCGGTGAAGACGAATTCGCCGATGGCTGGCGCTTGCGCAACATCATCAAGAAGTACTCCGACCACATCGCTTTGCCGATCGAGTTGCCGAAAGAAGTGGCAGCCGTCGAAGGCGAAGAGAAGCCGGCCGTTGAATGGGAAACCGTCAACCGCGCCAGCGCCCTGTGGACCCGTCCTCGCACCGAGATCAAGGACGAGGAATACCAGGAGTTCTACAAGCACATCGCTCACGATTTCGAGAATCCGCTGAGCTGGAGCCACAACAAGGTCGAAGGCAAGCTGGAATACAGCTCGCTGCTGTACGTGCCGACCCGTGCTCCGTTCGACCTGTACCAGCGTGAAGCGCCGAAAGGCCTGAAGCTGTATGTGCAGCGCGTATTCGTCATGGACCAGGCCGAGTCGTTCCTGCCGCTGTACCTGCGCTTCATCAAGGGCGTGGTCGATTCCAACGACCTGTCGCTGAACGTGTCGCGGGAAATTCTGCAGAAAGACCCGATCATCGACTCCATGAAGTCGGCGCTGACCAAGCGTGTTCTGGACATGCTGGAAAAACTGGCGAAGAACGAGCCTGAGCAATACAAAGGCTTCTGGAAGAACTTCGGTCAGGTCATGAAAGAAGGCCCGGCAGAAGACTTCGCCAACAAAGAGAAAATCGCTGGCCTGTTGCGTTTCGCCTCCACTCAGGGCGAAGAAGGTGAGCAGGTTGTGGGTCTGGCGGATTACCTGGCTCGCGCCAAGGAAGGTCAGGACAAGATTTACTACCTGACCGGCGAAACCTACGCGCAAGTCAAAAACAGCCCGCACCTGGAAGTCTTCCGCAAGAAAGGCATCGAAGTGCTGCTGCTGACCGACCGCATCGACGAGTGGCTGATGAGCTACCTCAGCGACTTCGACGGCAAGAGCTTTGTCGACGTGGCCCGCGGTGACCTGGACCTGGGCAACCTGGACTCGGAAGAGGACAAGAAAGCCGCGGAAGAAGTCGCCAAGTCCAAAGAGGGCCTGGTTGAGCGTCTGAAAACCGCGCTGGGCGACTCCGTTGCCGAAGTACGGGTTTCCCACCGTCTGACTGATTCCCCGGCGATTCTGGCCATCGGCGAGCAGGACCTGGGCATGCAGATGCGTCAGATCCTCGAAGCCAGCGGTCAGAAGGTGCCCGATTCGAAGCCGATTTTCGAATTCAACCCGGCTCACCCGCTGATCGAGAAGCTCGACAATGAGCAGAGCGACGAGCGCTTCGGCGACCTGTCGCACATCCTCTTCGATCAGGCGGCCCTGGCGGCCGGCGACAGCTTGAAAGACCCGGCCGCGTATGTGCGCCGCCTCAACAAGCTGCTGGTTGAACTGTCGGTTTAA
- a CDS encoding DUF599 domain-containing protein → MSFIHANIIHILAAVWFVICWGGYTRYASWKGRDTACLASVLHLYREDWMRRMLLRDNRIADASVVGNLERNASFFASSTLIILAGILTVLGASERAVSLLADIPMVQQASQGMSEIKLLCLALVFVYAFFTFSWCMRQYNFAAILIGSAPMVGERHVSEQERKAFAARAARVISMAANQFNFGLRSYYFGMTMLAWFVSPWLFMLMSAGVVLVLYRREFHSDVLDVMVYTPTEAPLPEANKEAA, encoded by the coding sequence ATGTCGTTCATCCACGCCAACATCATCCACATCCTCGCCGCCGTCTGGTTTGTCATCTGCTGGGGCGGTTACACCCGATACGCCTCGTGGAAAGGCCGCGACACCGCGTGCCTGGCCAGTGTGCTGCACTTGTACCGTGAAGACTGGATGCGCCGTATGCTGCTGCGCGATAACCGCATCGCCGACGCCAGTGTGGTCGGCAACCTTGAGCGTAACGCCTCGTTCTTCGCCTCCAGCACGCTGATTATCCTGGCCGGTATTCTTACGGTGCTCGGCGCGTCCGAACGGGCCGTGTCGTTGCTGGCGGATATTCCGATGGTGCAGCAGGCGTCGCAAGGCATGTCCGAGATCAAGTTGCTGTGTCTGGCGCTGGTGTTTGTCTACGCGTTCTTCACCTTCAGTTGGTGCATGCGCCAGTACAACTTCGCCGCCATTTTGATCGGATCGGCGCCAATGGTTGGCGAGCGCCACGTGTCTGAACAAGAGCGCAAAGCCTTTGCGGCCCGCGCGGCCCGGGTTATCTCCATGGCCGCCAACCAGTTCAACTTTGGCCTGCGTTCTTACTACTTCGGCATGACCATGCTGGCCTGGTTTGTCAGCCCGTGGCTGTTCATGTTGATGAGTGCCGGCGTGGTGCTGGTGTTGTATCGCCGGGAGTTTCATTCCGACGTTCTCGATGTGATGGTCTATACCCCTACAGAGGCGCCATTGCCCGAAGCCAACAAAGAGGCCGCTTGA
- a CDS encoding pirin family protein, whose translation MNTPLVIRPRAEDVEGQPILRPLPSAKCRSVGPFVFFDHMLETRYPAGKGMNIRQHPHIGLSTLTYLFEGKIQHKDSLGSDQVVEAGDVSWMTAGSAIAHVERTPEALKESGFTMHGLQIWLASPKEHEQGPGHYSHHPAATLPVSDNLGVKIRMIAGSGFCLESPVPVLSPTLYAELNLQTATTLLIPAEHEERALYVLSGEAQLDGELLEPHALVVLPAGEEMTLFAESDCHAVLFGGAPLDGPRRINWNFVASDPAAIDEARRRWTAGDWPTVPGEVERIELP comes from the coding sequence ATGAACACTCCGCTCGTGATCCGCCCTCGCGCCGAAGATGTCGAAGGCCAGCCCATTCTCCGCCCATTGCCGTCGGCCAAATGCCGCAGCGTCGGGCCTTTCGTGTTTTTCGACCACATGCTCGAAACCCGTTATCCGGCGGGTAAAGGCATGAACATCCGTCAGCATCCGCACATTGGCCTGTCCACGCTCACCTACTTGTTCGAAGGCAAAATCCAGCACAAGGACAGCCTTGGCTCCGATCAGGTGGTAGAAGCCGGTGATGTCAGCTGGATGACGGCGGGCAGTGCGATTGCTCACGTTGAACGTACCCCTGAAGCCTTGAAAGAAAGCGGCTTCACGATGCACGGCTTGCAGATCTGGCTGGCATCGCCCAAGGAGCATGAACAGGGCCCAGGCCACTACAGCCATCACCCGGCGGCGACGTTGCCGGTCAGCGATAACCTTGGCGTGAAGATCCGGATGATTGCCGGGTCAGGCTTTTGCCTGGAATCGCCGGTACCGGTGCTTTCTCCTACGTTGTATGCGGAGCTGAACCTGCAAACTGCGACCACCTTGCTGATTCCGGCCGAGCATGAAGAACGGGCGCTGTATGTGCTCAGTGGCGAAGCGCAGCTGGATGGCGAACTGCTGGAACCGCATGCGCTGGTGGTGTTGCCTGCCGGAGAGGAAATGACGTTGTTCGCCGAGAGCGACTGTCACGCGGTGCTGTTTGGCGGGGCGCCGCTGGACGGGCCGCGGCGGATCAACTGGAATTTTGTGGCGAGCGACCCGGCGGCGATCGATGAAGCGCGGCGACGCTGGACGGCCGGGGATTGGCCGACGGTGCCCGGGGAAGTTGAGCGAATCGAATTGCCTTGA
- a CDS encoding MAPEG family protein, with protein MSIPFWCVFISALLIYVAKIPVAKAMKEQGGYDNHLPRQQQAQLTGFGARAVAAHQNCFEAFILFAVGVLMAHTTQTAGWLIDSLAIIFVITRIIYLLCYWADLAWQRSLVWFIGLVCSLLLMISPTFRTILL; from the coding sequence ATGAGTATTCCGTTCTGGTGCGTGTTTATCAGCGCCTTGCTGATTTACGTGGCAAAGATTCCGGTGGCCAAGGCCATGAAAGAGCAGGGCGGTTACGACAATCACCTGCCGCGTCAGCAACAAGCGCAACTCACAGGCTTTGGCGCCCGCGCGGTGGCGGCTCATCAAAACTGCTTCGAGGCATTCATATTATTTGCGGTGGGAGTGTTGATGGCGCACACCACGCAAACGGCCGGGTGGCTGATCGATTCGCTGGCAATCATCTTCGTGATCACCCGGATCATTTATTTGCTGTGCTATTGGGCAGATCTTGCCTGGCAGCGGAGTCTGGTGTGGTTCATCGGACTAGTGTGTTCGTTGCTGCTGATGATTAGTCCGACTTTTAGAACTATTTTGCTCTAG
- a CDS encoding PaaI family thioesterase: MTDTFKEQLQQAHEQGDYASLLHLLPYAKLIGIECSRVGDELLFRLPANKDNIGNPLLPAIHGGVIAGFMELSAALHLLIFTGSPGVPKIIDFSLDYLRAGQFRDTWAKCQVCRQGRRVANVAITAWQTTEAEPIATARGHFKIEEPLKS; the protein is encoded by the coding sequence ATGACTGACACGTTCAAGGAACAACTTCAGCAGGCCCACGAGCAGGGCGATTACGCCTCGCTGCTGCATTTGCTTCCCTACGCCAAACTGATCGGCATCGAGTGTTCGCGTGTCGGGGATGAGTTGCTGTTTCGCCTGCCGGCCAACAAGGACAACATTGGTAACCCTTTGCTGCCCGCCATCCATGGTGGGGTGATCGCCGGGTTCATGGAGCTGTCCGCAGCGCTGCACCTGCTGATTTTCACCGGCTCGCCCGGTGTGCCGAAGATCATCGACTTCTCCCTCGACTACCTGCGAGCCGGGCAATTTCGCGATACCTGGGCCAAATGTCAGGTTTGCCGCCAGGGCCGGCGCGTGGCAAACGTGGCGATTACGGCCTGGCAAACCACCGAAGCCGAACCAATTGCCACGGCCCGCGGCCATTTCAAAATTGAAGAGCCCTTGAAATCCTGA
- a CDS encoding DUF3108 domain-containing protein gives MRRALLFACALLALPFAQAAELQPFSASYTADWKQLPMSGTAERSLTKEANGVWKLSFKASMMIASLTEESTLTVDKDTLLPQSYHFERGGLGKAKKADLDFDWTNKMVTGTDRGDAVKIPLNRGMVDKSTYQLALQHDVAAGKKSMSYQVVDDGEVDTYDFRVLGSEKVDTKAGQIDAIKVERVRDPTQSKRITVLWFAKDWDYLLVRLQQVETDGKEYNIMLLDGKVNGKTVKGS, from the coding sequence ATGCGTCGCGCCCTGCTCTTCGCTTGCGCTCTGCTCGCACTGCCTTTTGCGCAGGCTGCAGAACTTCAACCGTTCTCCGCCAGCTACACCGCCGACTGGAAACAGCTGCCCATGAGCGGCACGGCCGAACGCAGCCTGACCAAGGAAGCCAACGGTGTCTGGAAGCTCAGCTTCAAGGCTTCGATGATGATCGCCAGCCTGACCGAAGAAAGCACCCTGACCGTGGACAAGGACACCCTGCTGCCACAGTCCTACCACTTCGAACGCGGCGGTCTGGGTAAAGCCAAGAAAGCCGACCTGGACTTCGACTGGACCAACAAAATGGTCACCGGCACCGATCGCGGTGACGCGGTCAAGATCCCGCTCAATCGCGGCATGGTCGACAAATCCACCTATCAGCTGGCCTTGCAACACGACGTGGCCGCCGGCAAGAAAAGCATGAGCTATCAGGTTGTTGATGATGGCGAAGTCGATACCTATGACTTCCGTGTGCTGGGTTCGGAAAAAGTCGACACCAAGGCTGGCCAGATCGATGCGATCAAGGTCGAGCGCGTGCGCGACCCGACACAAAGCAAGCGCATCACCGTCCTGTGGTTCGCCAAGGATTGGGATTACTTGCTGGTCCGCCTGCAACAGGTCGAAACCGACGGCAAGGAGTACAACATCATGCTCCTCGACGGTAAGGTCAACGGCAAGACCGTCAAAGGCAGCTGA
- a CDS encoding pyridoxal-phosphate dependent enzyme, whose translation MPNDSRPAVLELIGNTPLVRVSRFDTGPCTLFLKLESQNPGGSIKDRIGLAMIDAAERDGRLQPGGTIVEATAGNTGLGLALVGRAKGYRVVLVVPDKMSTEKVLHLKAMGAEVHITRSDVGKGHPDYYQDVAARLAQEIPDAFFADQFNNPANPLAHECSTAPEIWAQTQHDLDAIVVGVGSAGTLTGLTRFFQRVQPNLEMVLADPVGSVMAEYSRSGILGKAGSWAVEGIGEDFIPSIADLSSVRHAYSISDEESFDHARQLLRAEGILGGSSTGTLLAAALRYCREQTEPKRVVSFVCDTGTRYLSKVYNDQWMNDQGLLQYKRYGDLRDLIARRFEDGRVISVGPDDTLLTAFQRMRLADVSQLPVLADGKRLIGVIDESDILLGVHQDASHLRMPVASAMTDKLQTLPADASLAELQAELDRGLVAIIADASGFHGLITRVDMLNHLRRSLS comes from the coding sequence ATGCCAAACGACTCCCGCCCTGCCGTGCTTGAACTGATCGGCAATACGCCGCTGGTGCGCGTCAGCCGCTTCGATACCGGCCCGTGCACACTGTTTCTCAAACTCGAATCGCAGAACCCCGGCGGTTCGATCAAGGATCGCATCGGCCTGGCGATGATCGACGCCGCCGAACGCGATGGCCGTCTGCAACCCGGCGGCACCATCGTTGAGGCCACCGCCGGCAATACCGGCCTCGGCCTGGCCCTGGTCGGCCGTGCCAAAGGTTATCGAGTGGTGCTGGTGGTGCCGGACAAAATGTCCACCGAGAAGGTCTTGCACCTCAAGGCCATGGGCGCCGAGGTGCACATCACCCGTTCCGACGTCGGCAAGGGCCATCCCGATTACTATCAGGACGTGGCGGCGCGGCTGGCGCAGGAAATTCCCGACGCGTTCTTCGCCGATCAATTCAACAACCCGGCCAACCCGCTGGCCCACGAGTGCAGCACCGCGCCGGAAATCTGGGCGCAGACCCAGCATGATCTGGACGCCATCGTCGTCGGTGTCGGTTCGGCCGGCACGCTGACCGGGCTGACGCGCTTCTTCCAGCGCGTGCAGCCTAACCTGGAAATGGTGCTGGCCGACCCGGTCGGCTCGGTGATGGCCGAGTACAGTCGCAGTGGCATTCTCGGCAAGGCCGGGTCCTGGGCGGTGGAGGGCATCGGTGAGGATTTCATTCCGTCGATTGCAGACCTCTCAAGCGTGCGCCATGCCTATTCGATCAGCGACGAGGAGAGCTTCGATCATGCCCGCCAGTTGCTGCGCGCCGAAGGCATTCTCGGCGGCTCCTCGACCGGCACATTGTTGGCGGCGGCCCTGCGTTACTGCCGTGAGCAAACCGAGCCGAAGCGCGTGGTCAGCTTCGTCTGCGACACCGGCACCCGCTACCTGTCGAAGGTCTACAACGACCAGTGGATGAACGATCAGGGCCTGCTGCAATACAAGCGCTACGGCGATCTGCGCGACCTGATCGCGCGGCGCTTCGAGGATGGCCGCGTGATCAGCGTCGGCCCCGACGACACACTGCTCACGGCCTTCCAGCGCATGCGCCTGGCGGATGTCTCACAACTGCCGGTGCTGGCGGACGGTAAGCGGCTGATCGGTGTGATAGACGAGTCCGACATTCTGCTGGGTGTGCACCAAGACGCTTCGCACTTGCGCATGCCCGTGGCCAGTGCGATGACCGACAAGTTGCAAACCCTGCCGGCGGACGCCAGTCTGGCCGAACTGCAGGCGGAGCTCGATCGCGGGCTGGTGGCGATCATCGCCGATGCCTCGGGCTTCCATGGCTTGATTACGCGAGTCGACATGCTCAATCACTTACGGAGATCCCTTTCATGA